In one Roseofilum casamattae BLCC-M143 genomic region, the following are encoded:
- a CDS encoding M23 family metallopeptidase gives MHYSSGLVPSILGLFLLSPMTAAAIAQTLPTLEPLPPLPEQPIPVRPNPDQWCPKEAALDRLTYHTIAPGETLNSIARTHKLLPATLMGLNRALRSGRAPVGTEIVIPPYDGILVRIPPGKTWRDVGESYQIPLDALFEVNGCQQNLELVFVPGVNWSPGRPSAQTRSQLSSYPLPAIAPILKPYGWSLNAQTSRREFSNGVDLRAEMGTEVFAVGNGIVAYAGDRGSYGQLVVINHAGGRQTRYAHLDTIGVSPGQQIQQGQRIGTVGTTGTPRFSVPYLHFEVRYKSDGGWVAEDPGLYMQTLGQTRRY, from the coding sequence ATGCACTATTCTTCCGGTCTGGTTCCTTCTATACTTGGGTTATTCCTCTTGTCTCCAATGACAGCAGCAGCGATCGCGCAAACCCTACCCACCCTAGAACCCCTACCTCCTTTACCAGAACAGCCGATTCCAGTACGACCAAACCCCGACCAGTGGTGTCCGAAAGAGGCGGCTCTCGACCGGTTAACTTATCACACGATCGCTCCGGGAGAAACCTTAAACAGTATTGCTCGCACCCATAAACTGCTTCCCGCAACTTTAATGGGACTCAACCGCGCCTTGAGATCGGGACGAGCGCCGGTAGGAACGGAAATTGTTATTCCGCCTTACGATGGCATTCTCGTACGCATTCCTCCCGGCAAAACTTGGCGCGATGTGGGAGAGTCTTATCAAATTCCTCTCGATGCCTTGTTTGAAGTGAATGGATGCCAGCAAAACCTAGAGCTGGTCTTCGTTCCGGGCGTAAACTGGTCTCCGGGCCGTCCGTCGGCACAAACGCGATCGCAACTTTCATCCTATCCCCTTCCGGCCATCGCGCCCATCCTCAAACCCTACGGTTGGTCTCTCAATGCGCAAACCTCGAGACGGGAATTTAGTAATGGAGTCGATCTGCGCGCGGAGATGGGTACTGAGGTGTTTGCCGTAGGAAATGGTATTGTGGCTTATGCCGGCGATCGCGGCAGCTACGGTCAGTTAGTCGTCATTAACCATGCAGGAGGACGGCAAACCCGCTACGCGCATCTCGACACCATTGGCGTTTCTCCCGGACAACAGATTCAACAAGGACAACGTATCGGTACCGTTGGAACCACTGGAACTCCTCGCTTTTCCGTTCCCTATCTTCATTTTGAGGTACGCTACAAATCCGATGGAGGTTGGGTGGCTGAAGATCCGGGACTCTATATGCAAACCCTAGGTCAAACCCGACGATATTAG
- a CDS encoding glycogen debranching protein: MTIWVNEQVDPSGMIYACIACCDRQQAQECHDSFDSHLTDEQKQAGWMARMRTVDSWEEVPASALKLN; the protein is encoded by the coding sequence ATGACTATTTGGGTGAACGAACAAGTCGATCCGTCGGGAATGATTTATGCCTGTATTGCCTGTTGCGATCGCCAGCAAGCACAAGAGTGCCATGATTCGTTTGATAGTCATTTAACTGACGAGCAAAAACAAGCCGGATGGATGGCTCGAATGCGGACGGTCGATTCTTGGGAAGAGGTTCCGGCGAGCGCTCTGAAGTTGAATTAA